Genomic segment of Ferrimicrobium acidiphilum DSM 19497:
CGGTCAAGCGTAGGACAAGGCCGTTATCCGCCCCTGGTGGTACCTCGATGGTAAAGTGACGCTCGAGGGTCTTGCGCCCCTCACCTCTACAATCAGAACAGAGGTCGCGGACCACCTTCCCCTCTCCATGGCAGACGTCGCAGGTCATGGTGGTCACCATCCGACCCAAAAATGACTGTGTCACCCGTTTGACCGAACCACTACCTTGGCACTGCGCGCAAACCGTTGCGGAGGTACCAGGCCTAGCGCCAGAGCCGCTACAGGTAGGACAGGTCGTAGGCATCTTCAAGGAGATCTCCTTTTGACACCCAAATACCGCCTCTTCAAACGTGAGGTTTACTGCCGTCTCCATGTCTTCACCACGACGCGGTCCCGCAGTCTCCTGTGTGCCAAAACCTTGACCGAACACTGTCTGAAAGATGTCGGAGAAGTTCGGCTGGAACGGCCCACCGGCACCACCAAACGGATCCCCACCAGCACCACTGGAGGAGCCATAGAGATCGTACTGACGTCGCTTGTCGGGATCGCTTAAGGTGTCATAGGCCTCAGTCACCAGCTTGAAGCGGTTCTCAGCCTCCTTGTCACCTCCGTTTACGTCAGGATGAAGTTGGCGAGCTAGTTTCCGATAGGAACGTTTGATATCATCCGCGGAAGCACTACGCGCAACTCCTAAGACCTCGTAATAATCGACCACATTCCTCCTTATCGCACGGCACGCGCTACCTGCGCGCTGAGTGCCTCGACCGCGGCCAAGGCTCGCGAATAGTCCATCCGTGTAGGCCCAATCAACCCGATCGAACCCACAAGCTCACCGTCAATCTCACACGGCGCTACTACAAGTGAGCAATCATTGAGTGCCTCTACTCCACCCTCATCGCCGATGCTAACCATGCTTCCAGTCTCGATCAGCGTACGAATAA
This window contains:
- the dnaJ gene encoding molecular chaperone DnaJ, coding for MVDYYEVLGVARSASADDIKRSYRKLARQLHPDVNGGDKEAENRFKLVTEAYDTLSDPDKRRQYDLYGSSSGAGGDPFGGAGGPFQPNFSDIFQTVFGQGFGTQETAGPRRGEDMETAVNLTFEEAVFGCQKEISLKMPTTCPTCSGSGARPGTSATVCAQCQGSGSVKRVTQSFLGRMVTTMTCDVCHGEGKVVRDLCSDCRGEGRKTLERHFTIEVPPGADNGLVLRLTGKGAAAPRGGQPGSLYVHVNAASSDRFERQGNDLWMRLPISYVQASLGARINFESLDGTETIEIAPGTQPGSTLHIKGKGVPVLSGRGRGRGDLIVAMDVKMPDELSEEEEGLLRQLAELRGEQVLEHHEHSIFSKLKSAFKP